TgcactttgctctatgaaatcgcacGGCAATCAACGTGTTCAAGTCCATAGTCCAAGTTTTGCCactgtcctttgttattgccgcacGCCAATAATAACCATGCGTTGAAGACCGTCGTCTTGGAAGAGTCGTCTTGCCGCTCAGTCCTGATCGCTCGTGAGTAGCCTGCCATCTCGTCAGAGCCGCACTTTACCTACAGTGCATTACTCGCGTGAACCAAGCCGGCCTGcagctcaaaagtgaagagaagCAAGGGGACTCGGCtgcacgctccacctcagctcgctgttcggccaataacaaagacgggccgaaactaattccgccattactatcggacTGAGCGCAGCGAGTGGATTTAACCCTTTTGCTACTacgggtgactatagtcaccggCCACAGAAATGGAGCCGAAAGTTAAGATAACATAAACAATAACGAAAATACGTTTATGGAAAAATTATACAGAGATTTCTACGAATACAAATCATTTCGTTTCTAAAAGCAGTGTCACAACGGCGTTTTTCAGACAAAATACTTAGCCCCGAATGCACAcgtaacattagaactaccaagcaattaaagtgactaatttccaatttcttatagaaagtataacaatacgtttcttgagactTAATAACGTATCTGCacaaatacagaaatttaaagGAAAACCTTTCACAAAAACGCCTTCATGATTTAGGTACTTGTGAAATAATGATtttgaagtgggtcaatttgacccgcccggtacttttagtgttaacacgttgaacgccgcacgatttcacagagcaaaatacacaaaatggaaaaagtacaatattaaatcattttactgaattggattattatcattgcgcgttcatcaaactgaatgtcaccgcaatggatagcattatttataatatagaaatgtgcgcgaataatcgtcgtttcattgagtgaattatagtaattcgattcgcttgggggtcaccggtgaccctcatggcattcaacgtgttaatgtcccCACTTTTGCTACGGCGCTCCGTTCTAAGCGAGGGACTTCGCGGTGAGGCCCGCCGTGGCGGAAGGGTTAAGCCGCAGGCCGGTTGagatcatgtcagtaacgcactgtactcGTTAGCTCCATTGACCAGacagctaaaagtgcacagaggcaagagCACTTTTCCACTCGGGAAGCTCGGACCGACTCGACTTTCGACGCATGGCCATTATCGGCGCGCGGTAATAACAAAGTACGAAAGCAAAACCGAATGCGACGTAGGCGGTTGAAACTGtacagaattttcttttctatcgttacgtccgacttcatcgcattcggtctcgcttccgttctttgttattgccgcgtgATAATAATggccatgcgtcgaaagccgaggcgGACCGAGCATCGTGATTGGAAGAGTCCTCTTGGCACTGTGTACTTTTAGCTTGTtggtcgatggagctaacgcGAGGGCTGCACTGTACCTCGGCCTAGTGTGAAACAGAGcatataattatgataataataataattacttattaagGAATGATAATGATAGTAATGTGAGAATGGTCGCATTGAAATATGCGAATATCATACGAGAGAATCAATTTTCTTAGAATTTTACATTTAGAAAATCTCATCCTTGGTAGTGCGACGGTTAAAATCCATTGATTCATCttgttcgaaaatgaaaagTGAAGAGAGGCACTAGAATATTCAAGTGGATTAGAATACGAACGAAATTCAACAAAATGATGTCGCAATTGTTTATTTTCGGTGCGGGTCTAACTCTGTTGCGATGAAACGAAAACTTTCTTGTTTTCCACGTCTGAACGCTTCCAAGTTCACGAATCCGCTGATTCGTCAAGCGAAACATTTCTGTTCTTTCCACACAACGAAAGACATGTAAGTGGCCTGGGTTCTTACACAAAAGCACGAAGAATACACGTCTCGAAATCTCAGCGTGTTTCGACAGTATCCCCAGTTCGACCGGGTTTTGCAGCGTCTCGTAGTCGGATTGCAAATTTTCGTACATAAATCTGATCTGAAGTCATATGGAAAAAAACCATACGGACGGAGTTGCACGGGCGATTCTTCGTGAACGTAGTTGAAACGATTCTATTCGTAACGGCGTGACTTACGATTGGAAAGGTGTAGATAATGCCAACATATCGAAAAGAGAATATTAACATAGGGAAAGAAACCGACATTGTCAGAAGTAAATTCTTGAATGTAACATCTGAGGGGATTAGTGAGACCTGAAAAAAGTCGTTCGTTAACCGTGGACCGTGAACACCCTTGACGCAAGGGTGCTTCTCGATCGTGACCATCACTCCGAGGAAAGATTGGAATTCGGGAGGAGAAACAACTGATAAACAAACATGCATCCAGTAATAATTCAATTAGATAACGATGATAATATTCAAATGTGTAATATAATACCTGTGTTGCTTTTAAGTGTCAAGAACAAACCCATTATGCAGAGCTCTAGTAATTTCGACAAAGTTATTTAGAGAAAATTGAAGTAACCCGTATCAGATCGTATAACTTGCTATAAAACAAAGGTAAGCAAGTCCGTTGACaaatttcttagtgaaaacagaagcGAAAGGAAAGACAAACATTGAGAAACTAATCGATCGGGCAACATAGGTATAAAGTTAACTGAACGGAGGGAggcgcagaattttcaataaaatgttaaaatcggtcatttgatcggttcgcggtacggttagtgttgaAAGGCTAATTTCAGGCGAGTTTTCGTTACCTGGGTCGCGATACAGCCAAGTGGTACGATGGTGAACAACGTTCTGTGAATTTTCGTTGTTAACGAATGATCGAAGGGCCAGAGGCCGATAATGCGTAGCAACACGCAATAGGCTTTGTATTCTCTTTCGATCACGTACATATTCTCGGTCGCAGTTGAACAACGACTGCGCAAGAAAATTACGAAATCGCTCGATGTCACCCGTCTAGATATTTTATTCATCTTATTTCGCTATTGGACCGATGTTTCGGTGCGTTTAATGCAAAAATCAATGCAGAACatcttacataatttaatacCGGAATTCAAAATAATCGAGGAGTTTTGTTACCTTTCGTGCGGGGGATTGCATAGAGTGTCTCTTCCGTGGCCGGATACGAATTCTGCCTGGCGTTGAAACGAAGTAAGGAGGATGACGTGTTCATCGGAAATACCGTTTTTTTTTGTGACACTTTGAATCTTAAAAAAAGTATACAACGATTCGTCTGCATCGCTGAATTCGCCGGTGTGATTAACGTTCTATGAAGCCAACGAGCAAATTGACCTGAACATTATCATTTAGACAACGAGGTACGTGAAGAATCCAATTCCATCTGCTTCAAGTTATTACGTGTCGATCGTgtcagaaataataaaaggaaactgGTAGAACACTGTAATCAAGATTTTTTTCGTTATTGCCGGCAGTTCctatgaaattcaataaaacttcATTAAGATACGTTTCGAACCATCGTGAATGTTTTTGTAACGTATAAACTCGTCGACGCGTGCAGAACACGCGACGAAACCTTCGCGAAACCTGAACCCTCGCGGGCCTGACACCCGCAATTTTAGATTCTCTCCGTCTTTCGAAGAAAAACAGGAGCGGTTTcctattttcttgagaactgtaAGAGTCAATGCAAACTTAATGACATCCGGCCTTCCTTTCGATATTAGTGTTTGCAACGGATGTTACCGTGTTAATGTACGAACCTATGGGATGGGGATTCATTCTACGGTTATCTATTATCGAAGTCGCGCGCGTCAATGTTCATTCTTTCAGTTTTCGTGTGCTGCAGTCGGAGAGTAGAAATGATCACCGATATCTTTGCAAGTCGTTATAAATCATGCAATTCCTTCCGTAATAAGAACGTCTTAGTGGTTATTACTAGtggttaataaattcttattatcCTTCCTCGAAGTGATTTCGGAACTGATTTGTGCAGTTTTCTCCCGATGAATTAAGCAACCATAGCACgtatacaaaacaaagaaaacgctTTGTACATGACTTCGGTTTATTTTGTTAGGATCGATTGTAAACAATAAACGACAATCACTTTCGTGcccataaaaaaataaagtaaatatcaaAAGTACGGACAAAGAGTGTCACTTGCGAGACAGGATGCCTCTGAATGCTGATTCTCTCTGGCAAGCTCTGGCAAGAATCATCACTTCCGAAGGTTCTCTCAGCGAGAATAGAGAACAGTGAAGTACGAAAAGGAGGAGCTCATCATCTGAAACAGGAATGTCTTGCATGTGGGACCGATGGTTGCCTAGTTTCACAGAATATATTTACTCGCAAAGAATTCGCCAATCTACCAAtacgtacaataaatattttatacgtaaCCAATGATAAAGttgcaattataatttacatcGTCAGAAACTCTGATTAATGTGTCTACTTTATGTCAGAATACATTCAATGAAAAAACTCGACATTTCACAATTGTTAATATACATTGTAAGAccatattacattattacagaTAACATTGTTACACTAGAAGATCGCTAACTAGAAAAATCATTGAATTTGAATCATTGAAATACCTAATATGCAGGAAAAGACGATCCTGTCGGCGAACTGTTTGCAGAAAAGTTGTAAACGCGTTTGTCAACTTTATTACGGTACTTACACGGTACAAATTTACGGCGAATGAAAGGATAGAGAGTAGGATCGCAAGCAGACACGGCATCAGTAGCCCCTCCGACAAATATCGAATGAATCTACGTCCGAGAGTCCGTAATTTAAGATTAAATAACAatgacaataaaattataatgtaagATATGAAGAAGACCGCGGAAGAAGTAGTTAAAGTTAAAGATTGTAGTGTTAAATGAAGGTACCAACAATAAAGCTCTCTGGTGAATCCTCACAGTCGGTTCGACCTCTAGCAAGTTTCTGGTAACCATCTCCAATTCGACTGCTTCGTTGACTGCGCTTTCTAATCGGTAACTGAATAAATGGAAATACATGGATTTACTGTTCGAAGCCATTACGCTTGGCCAGTGTCCAATGTCCGTTAATGATTCTTGCAGCGAAAACCATATCGATTCATGCAATTAGAACATTGTTGTGTGAAGAGGGCCACCGCATATGGCAAATGAAAGGGAAAGATATAGATATCATCAAATGCgaagataataaaaattgtttggaaCGTACcgaacagtttcaaacaatccGCACACATAGAAGGAACCGATTGAGAGTGTACTTTCCGTCATTGCAGAAGTTAATAAACCCGCCGTGCTTATCGCTGTAACTTGTACGCAGACCCAGTCGACGTCTTTGCCCTGTTCGAAGTAAAAGAATCCGAGGAACTGAATGTTTAAAAGCTGATACCTCGAATGCAGGAATGTGGGAAGTAGCAGTGTCGTTAAAAGGAAAAAAGTTCCTCTACAAGCCATACCTGGAATAGGTATTTCCCTTTACGGTTTCGACGGGTTGATCGTGAAAGGGAAATTTTCGcagatttttcattaatttctgtatTAATCAGTAACGGGCGATAGTTTCTATAACAATACCCACCTTATCAATAAAACAACAGAATACTGGCGAATTATAGGGAAAACAATGATAGCACAAtcttgatataatattatagaaaatgtgCCTCAAATCGCAGCAAACATACTAAAtacaaacgaaaagaaattttgttatgTGTACGTATAGAGGCCGCCAGAGGACTATTAAGGTATTATGTGAAATGTATTGAAGGACCATTCAGCTTGTATCGGTGTCACCGATATTCCATCTGACAAAGGTAGAAAATATAAAGCATTAGTGTAATACTCTCACCTATAAACAACAATACCACATGTTTCGAGTAATCTaggtatttttttaatatcgcCACTTCGGTTCGATCCTTCAGTGTTTCACAATCGTTTTGTATGCCTTGCATAATAGATCTCACCTAATGCCGCGTAAAAAGATCACTTTAAGATTGGAAGAGATTCCCGCGCGAGAATGTAAGTGTAAGAACTTTTGCGTTCGGTGTTACCACTTTGACAGTTTTAGCGTCTTCGAACTCACCAGCGAGAATGCGCTGAGGAAACTGACGTATCGTTGAAAGTACAGTAGCATCGGAAACGTGTACGATAACATCTTAAGTAAGTTTTCCAGCGTGATTTCCACTTTCAAAATCGACTTTACCTGaaagatattcaattttttttgttttggtaAATAAAAGTTTAACAGTGATAAAGAACCAGAACGAAATTGCTTATAGAAGAGTGTCGTGCAAACTATCGGTAACACAGCAAACTGGAAACAATTATAACGAATAATCAAACGGTCACGTTGTTGGTCATTTAACATATTTCTGATCTGACCATCACGTGAGTCGATTACTGATTTTCCTACGATAATAAATACTGTAGTTCTTTTTGAACGTATCGTTTGATTAAATCTCTGGTCGTCTTTTATTGATCCCATCCTATTCGCCTCTTAAATTACTGAACCTGCCTCTGCCCATTGAAATTCATGTATAATTCCGTCATCCAAGTATCATTCGACTACACTTCGGTGTCATATGTGATTCATGTTATGCCACTTCCGGGACAAATAAATCCATTTCCGACTTCACTTGCTGGAAGCATGAATCACCAATAGTTTCCTGTTCATTAATATAGTCCATAATGTCTCCTTTggaagaaaatggaaagaattCTTCACGTGTGTAATAATTCTGAGAATCTACTTATATTTTGAAGGAGTCGGGTCTTTTTCCTGGCGTTGTCGAGTCCAAAACGCAACTCCAAATACGAACTGTAACACTCAGCGACTGTTGACGAGTTAATGTTGGAAGTTCTACTCCTACTACGAAGTTT
This genomic window from Nomia melanderi isolate GNS246 chromosome 9, iyNomMela1, whole genome shotgun sequence contains:
- the LOC143174879 gene encoding uncharacterized protein LOC143174879 isoform X2, with the translated sequence MGSIKDDQRFNQTIRSKRTTVFIIVGKSVIDSRDGQIRNMLNDQQRDRLIIRYNCFQFAVLPIVCTTLFYKQFRSGSLSLLNFYLPKQKKLNIFQVKSILKVEITLENLLKMLSYTFPMLLYFQRYVSFLSAFSLVRSIMQGIQNDCETLKDRTEVAILKKYLDYSKHVVLLFIGMACRGTFFLLTTLLLPTFLHSRYQLLNIQFLGFFYFEQGKDVDWVCVQVTAISTAGLLTSAMTESTLSIGSFYVCGLFETVRYRLESAVNEAVELEMVTRNLLEVEPTVRIHQRALLLIHSIFVGGATDAVSACDPTLYPFIRRKFVPYDELLLFVLHCSLFSLREPSEVMILARACQRESAFRGILSRK
- the LOC143174879 gene encoding uncharacterized protein LOC143174879 isoform X6: MGSIKDDQRFNQTIRSKRTTVFIIVGKSVIDSRDGQIRNMLNDQQRDRLIIRYNCFQFAVLPIVCTTLFYKQFRSGSLSLLNFYLPKQKKLNIFQVKSILKVEITLENLLKMLSYTFPMLLYFQRYVSFLSAFSLVRSIMQGIQNDCETLKDRTEVAILKKYLDYSKHVVLLFIGMACRGTFFLLTTLLLPTFLHSRYQLLNIQFLGFFYFEQGKDVDWVCVQVTAISTAGLLTSAMTESTLSIGSFYVCGLFETVRYRLESAVNEAVELEMVTRNLLEVEPTVRIHQRALLFIRYLSEGLLMPCLLAILLSILSFAVNLYRMMSSSFSYFTVLYSR